A single region of the Oryzias melastigma strain HK-1 linkage group LG23, ASM292280v2, whole genome shotgun sequence genome encodes:
- the ccdc107 gene encoding coiled-coil domain-containing protein 107 isoform X1 → MVLSTSQQVALAFTAVLFMFVVLPRMLGVGTASKEAKLDPRFNRKGPGPGSAKAHPINMNHPGSHQTPESIQQMKKRMEQELKSDKYKYNNKGYVFTLMPLYAIGVGVFAAYKFLKIRSSDDKAQKDKLTKGAKKSVEAENQLNELEQRLAQTERMLNSILTQLDPLTNCVKSVAQEQKNEIMSQLQTIRYLMKKRGMDCPPLSVNEASCGQNLDELIESLGAGDASADVDCPPSEGGVEEKHLSDAAAEEEEIRPNEEEEDGAEEEQEEQEMPDASEHLGETDIQEAVAEQPVSGLRRRNRLE, encoded by the exons ATGGTGCTGTCAACATCCCAACAAGTCGCTCTGGCGTTCACGGCGGTGCTCTTCATGTTTGTCGTCCTGCCCAGGATGCTCGGAGTCGGAACCGCGTCCAAAGAAGCCAAACTGGACCCGCGTTTCAACAGAAAAG gtcCAGGGCCCGGGTCTGCTAAAGCTCATCCAATTAACATGAACCATCCCGGCTCCCACCAGACTCCGGAGAGCATCCAGCAGATGAAGAAACGCATGGAGCAAGAGCTCAAGAGTGACAAGTACAAATACAACAACAAGGGCTACGTTTTCACGCTCATGCCTCTGTATGCCATCGGAGTGGGAGTATTTGCTGCCTACAAGTTCTTAAAG ATCCGATCTTCAGATGATAAAGCGCAGAAAGATAAACTCACAAAAGGTGCAAAAAAATCGGTGGAGGCAG AGAACCAGCTAAACGAGTTGGAACAGAGGCTGGCTCAGACCGAGCGCATGCTCAACTCCATCCTCACACAGCTGGACCCACTCACCAACTG TGTGAAGTCTGTGGCTCAGGAGCAGAAGAACGAGATCATGTCTCAGCTCCAGACCATCCGGTACCTGATGAAGAAGAGAGGGATGGACTGTCCGCCGCTGAGCGTCAACG AAGCTTCCTGTGGACAAAATCTGGATGAGCTGATCGAGTCTCTGGGGGCCGGCGACGCGTCCGCAGACGTGGACTGTCCGCCGTCTGAGGGAGGAGTTGAAGAGAAGCATTTGAGTGATGCTGCAGCGGAAGAGGAGGAGATTAGACccaatgaggaggaggaagacggagcagaagaggagcaggaggagcaggagatgCCGGATGCTTCGGAGCACTTAGGCGAGACAGACATTCAGGAGGCGGTCGCAGAGCAGCCTGTGAGCGGTTTAAGGCGGCGCAACAGACTGGAATGA
- the ccdc107 gene encoding coiled-coil domain-containing protein 107 isoform X2, translating into MVLSTSQQVALAFTAVLFMFVVLPRMLGVGTASKEAKLDPRFNRKGPGPGSAKAHPINMNHPGSHQTPESIQQMKKRMEQELKSDKYKYNNKGYVFTLMPLYAIGVGVFAAYKFLKIRSSDDKAQKDKLTKGAKKSVEAENQLNELEQRLAQTERMLNSILTQLDPLTNCVKSVAQEQKNEIMSQLQTIRYLMKKRGMDCPPLSVNASCGQNLDELIESLGAGDASADVDCPPSEGGVEEKHLSDAAAEEEEIRPNEEEEDGAEEEQEEQEMPDASEHLGETDIQEAVAEQPVSGLRRRNRLE; encoded by the exons ATGGTGCTGTCAACATCCCAACAAGTCGCTCTGGCGTTCACGGCGGTGCTCTTCATGTTTGTCGTCCTGCCCAGGATGCTCGGAGTCGGAACCGCGTCCAAAGAAGCCAAACTGGACCCGCGTTTCAACAGAAAAG gtcCAGGGCCCGGGTCTGCTAAAGCTCATCCAATTAACATGAACCATCCCGGCTCCCACCAGACTCCGGAGAGCATCCAGCAGATGAAGAAACGCATGGAGCAAGAGCTCAAGAGTGACAAGTACAAATACAACAACAAGGGCTACGTTTTCACGCTCATGCCTCTGTATGCCATCGGAGTGGGAGTATTTGCTGCCTACAAGTTCTTAAAG ATCCGATCTTCAGATGATAAAGCGCAGAAAGATAAACTCACAAAAGGTGCAAAAAAATCGGTGGAGGCAG AGAACCAGCTAAACGAGTTGGAACAGAGGCTGGCTCAGACCGAGCGCATGCTCAACTCCATCCTCACACAGCTGGACCCACTCACCAACTG TGTGAAGTCTGTGGCTCAGGAGCAGAAGAACGAGATCATGTCTCAGCTCCAGACCATCCGGTACCTGATGAAGAAGAGAGGGATGGACTGTCCGCCGCTGAGCGTCAACG CTTCCTGTGGACAAAATCTGGATGAGCTGATCGAGTCTCTGGGGGCCGGCGACGCGTCCGCAGACGTGGACTGTCCGCCGTCTGAGGGAGGAGTTGAAGAGAAGCATTTGAGTGATGCTGCAGCGGAAGAGGAGGAGATTAGACccaatgaggaggaggaagacggagcagaagaggagcaggaggagcaggagatgCCGGATGCTTCGGAGCACTTAGGCGAGACAGACATTCAGGAGGCGGTCGCAGAGCAGCCTGTGAGCGGTTTAAGGCGGCGCAACAGACTGGAATGA